Proteins from one Amycolatopsis benzoatilytica AK 16/65 genomic window:
- a CDS encoding family 1 encapsulin nanocompartment shell protein: MNNLHRELAPISAAAWADLEEEAKRTFAEFAAARRVVDVVVSGDPALAAVGTGHRKRVEGRFDGVAASLRTAQQIVELRVPFTVSREQVDSVEWGAKDADWQPVKDAAQQIAYAEDRIVLDGFAEAGITGIRPASSLSPVALPAEAREYPKAIGDAIAELRDAGVAGPYTVLLSDDGYTAAFEAANHGYPVLEHLRQIVDGELIRTPAISGACVLSARGGDYELHFGQDLSIGYASHDASTVELYFYETLTFLVNTAEAGIGLTS, encoded by the coding sequence ATGAACAACCTGCACCGCGAGCTCGCCCCGATCTCCGCTGCCGCCTGGGCGGACCTGGAGGAAGAGGCGAAGCGCACGTTCGCCGAGTTCGCCGCTGCGCGGCGGGTCGTCGACGTGGTCGTGTCCGGCGACCCGGCGCTCGCCGCGGTCGGCACCGGGCACCGCAAGCGCGTCGAGGGGCGGTTCGACGGCGTCGCCGCCAGCCTGCGTACCGCTCAGCAGATCGTCGAGCTGCGGGTGCCGTTCACGGTGTCGCGCGAGCAGGTCGACTCGGTCGAGTGGGGCGCGAAGGACGCCGACTGGCAGCCGGTGAAGGACGCCGCGCAGCAGATCGCGTACGCCGAGGACCGGATCGTGCTCGACGGGTTCGCTGAAGCGGGCATCACCGGGATCCGCCCGGCGTCGTCGCTTTCGCCGGTCGCGCTGCCCGCCGAGGCCCGCGAGTACCCGAAGGCCATCGGCGACGCGATCGCCGAACTGCGTGACGCGGGCGTGGCCGGGCCGTACACCGTGCTGCTCAGCGACGACGGCTACACCGCCGCGTTCGAGGCGGCGAACCACGGATATCCGGTGCTGGAGCACCTGCGCCAGATCGTGGACGGCGAACTCATCCGCACGCCCGCGATCAGCGGTGCCTGCGTGCTGTCCGCCCGCGGCGGCGACTACGAGCTCCACTTCGGCCAGGACCTGTCCATCGGCTACGCCAGCCACGACGCGTCCACTGTGGAGCTGTACTTCTACGAGACGCTGACGTTCCTGGTCAACACCGCCGAAGCGGGCATCGGGCTCACCTCCTGA
- a CDS encoding M15 family metallopeptidase, translating into MLQNKIKSALLVLPALLLAGCSATAALGGGDPDHDAAQGGVPEGVTITPFDTSYPAVGKLDPALRKALREAAADARERNVEMHVTSGWRTKEYQQKLLDEGIEKYGSVEKARRYVSTPEESKHVSGKAVDIGPTRADDWLIRYGEKYGLCQVYSNEMWHFELLIAPGGKCPPLRANAAG; encoded by the coding sequence GTGCTGCAGAACAAGATCAAGAGCGCGCTGCTGGTGCTGCCCGCGCTGCTGCTCGCCGGCTGCTCGGCGACCGCCGCGCTGGGCGGCGGCGACCCGGATCACGACGCGGCTCAGGGCGGCGTCCCGGAAGGGGTCACGATCACGCCGTTCGACACGAGCTACCCGGCTGTCGGGAAGCTCGACCCGGCGTTGCGGAAGGCGTTGCGGGAAGCCGCGGCCGACGCGCGCGAGCGCAACGTCGAAATGCACGTCACGTCGGGCTGGCGGACCAAGGAGTACCAGCAGAAGCTGCTCGACGAGGGCATCGAGAAGTACGGCAGCGTGGAGAAGGCGCGCAGGTACGTGAGCACGCCGGAAGAGTCGAAGCACGTGTCCGGCAAGGCGGTCGACATCGGCCCGACCCGCGCCGACGACTGGCTGATCCGGTACGGCGAAAAGTACGGCCTGTGCCAGGTGTACTCGAACGAAATGTGGCACTTCGAGCTGCTGATCGCGCCGGGCGGCAAGTGCCCGCCGCTGCGCGCCAACGCGGCGGGATGA
- a CDS encoding glycosyl hydrolase family 8, with product MRPPRKVALFAAASVALTAALAGAGTASAAAPAHPFPAHVTYQTGVLPSASASERDAAVKKQYDSWKTKFLRKACGGTFVVAAEDTHNNGMVSEGQGYGMNIVPLMAGYDPDAKAIFDDMWKFVQAHTDGKGLLQWIIDGKTCKYDDDGTPDSATDGDLDVGYGLLLADKQWGGYTAAAKDWLGKIYQHDVAPDGHLRIADDTGDDDTRPSDFMLDHLRAFAKFDTAHDWNKVITRTEQVITQFTANYSPNANLLSDFVVGAGGSSPKPADPNKHEGPYDNIVSYNSVRVPWHMGTDALLYGGKVATDVAKKEAASYKSKSGGNPSKIYPTVKLDGTPTNTGDQSETAPNSVGPAAMVSGDQAFTDALWKFMATNPYDDAYYGETIKMLCYLVMSGNYWAP from the coding sequence ATGCGCCCTCCCCGGAAGGTGGCGTTGTTCGCCGCCGCTTCCGTCGCTCTTACCGCGGCTCTCGCCGGCGCCGGGACCGCCTCGGCGGCCGCGCCGGCTCACCCGTTCCCCGCGCACGTCACCTACCAGACCGGTGTGCTGCCGTCCGCCAGCGCCTCCGAGCGGGACGCCGCGGTCAAGAAACAGTACGACTCGTGGAAGACGAAGTTCCTCCGCAAGGCGTGCGGCGGCACGTTCGTCGTGGCCGCCGAGGACACGCACAACAACGGCATGGTCTCCGAGGGCCAGGGCTACGGGATGAACATCGTCCCGCTGATGGCCGGCTACGACCCGGACGCCAAGGCGATCTTCGACGACATGTGGAAGTTCGTCCAGGCCCACACCGACGGCAAGGGCCTGCTGCAGTGGATCATCGACGGCAAGACCTGCAAGTACGACGACGACGGCACGCCGGACTCGGCTACTGACGGCGATCTCGACGTCGGCTACGGACTGCTCCTCGCGGACAAGCAGTGGGGCGGCTACACCGCCGCGGCGAAGGACTGGCTGGGCAAGATCTACCAGCACGACGTCGCGCCGGACGGGCATCTGCGGATCGCCGACGACACCGGCGACGACGACACCCGCCCGTCCGACTTCATGCTCGATCATCTGCGGGCGTTCGCGAAGTTCGACACCGCGCACGACTGGAACAAGGTGATCACCCGCACCGAGCAGGTGATCACCCAGTTCACGGCCAACTACTCGCCGAACGCGAACCTGCTGTCCGACTTCGTCGTCGGGGCCGGCGGCAGCAGCCCGAAGCCGGCCGACCCGAACAAACACGAGGGCCCCTACGACAACATCGTCAGCTACAACTCGGTCCGCGTACCGTGGCATATGGGCACCGACGCGCTGCTGTACGGCGGCAAGGTCGCGACCGACGTCGCCAAGAAGGAAGCCGCCAGCTACAAGAGCAAGTCGGGCGGCAATCCGAGCAAGATCTACCCGACCGTCAAGCTCGACGGCACGCCGACCAATACCGGCGACCAGTCGGAGACCGCGCCCAACTCGGTCGGCCCGGCCGCGATGGTCTCCGGCGACCAGGCGTTCACCGATGCGCTCTGGAAGTTCATGGCCACCAACCCCTACGACGACGCGTATTACGGCGAGACCATCAAGATGCTCTGCTACCTGGTGATGTCCGGCAACTACTGGGCTCCCTGA
- a CDS encoding ion transporter, whose protein sequence is MTSGRSADAERNERLALDQRSPGPDRYRPELNSGILPGNVNADDWILLLLALVSAGMLGWLLVSPPAEEVGRWFFVADCVSCGIFFLELLWRWRKRGWRPMFLARTWYEVFAMIPVAHPYFVAHHHILGVILLIVRLGRAADRALGEQFFYRLVDKLTEALVRAIKKPVTIAVLDEVVKVLETGNYPENLAKSLNENKAELRAIITEKISTDPQLGKLRRLPFHGEIVQATVDTSFRVLLEVLLDPRIDDFFSAVVRDNREQIRRAVALGLNEREHAPEDEDLLRTRPQRTSAREYDANHPDRSQSR, encoded by the coding sequence ATGACCAGCGGCCGTTCGGCGGATGCTGAGCGCAACGAGCGCCTGGCGCTCGATCAGCGGAGCCCAGGCCCGGACCGGTACCGGCCGGAGCTCAACAGCGGCATCCTGCCCGGCAATGTCAACGCCGACGACTGGATTCTCCTCCTGCTGGCCCTCGTCTCCGCCGGGATGCTCGGCTGGCTCCTCGTCAGCCCGCCCGCTGAGGAGGTCGGCCGCTGGTTCTTCGTCGCGGACTGCGTCAGCTGCGGGATCTTCTTCCTCGAGCTGCTGTGGCGCTGGCGCAAGCGCGGCTGGCGGCCGATGTTCCTCGCCCGCACCTGGTACGAGGTGTTCGCGATGATCCCGGTCGCGCACCCCTACTTCGTCGCGCATCACCACATCCTCGGCGTGATCCTGCTGATCGTGCGGCTCGGCCGGGCCGCCGACCGGGCGCTCGGCGAGCAGTTCTTCTACCGCCTTGTCGACAAACTGACCGAGGCACTCGTGCGTGCCATCAAGAAGCCGGTCACCATCGCGGTGCTGGACGAGGTCGTCAAGGTGCTCGAAACCGGCAACTACCCGGAGAACCTGGCGAAATCCCTCAACGAGAACAAAGCCGAGCTGCGCGCCATCATCACCGAGAAGATCTCGACCGATCCGCAGCTGGGTAAGCTGCGCCGGCTGCCGTTCCACGGCGAGATCGTCCAGGCGACCGTCGACACGTCGTTCCGGGTGCTGCTGGAGGTGCTGCTGGACCCGCGGATCGACGACTTCTTCTCCGCCGTCGTGCGCGACAACCGCGAGCAGATCCGGCGGGCGGTCGCGCTCGGCCTCAACGAGCGGGAGCACGCGCCGGAGGACGAGGATCTGCTGCGCACGCGTCCGCAGCGGACTTCGGCTCGCGAGTACGACGCGAATCATCCGGATCGGAGCCAATCGCGTTAA
- a CDS encoding GH1 family beta-glucosidase yields the protein MTMSAQPMPERVALAFPPGFVWGAATAAFQVEGSTGADGREPSVWDTFAATPGAVVGGDTGDPAADHYRRYRDDVALMRTLGLGAYRFSLSWPRIRPFGRPEPRGLEFYDRLVDELLAAGIQPWATLYHWDLPQSLEDQGGWTARDTAYRFAEYAETIVGRLGDRVASWSTLNEPWCAAMLGYGSGVHAPGRSSPEAAVAAAHHLLLGHGLAMDVLRAAAPNTPSGITLNLYPVAADSPADADAARRIDGLQNRLFLDPVLRGGYPEDIADDLAPFGFDQLVRDGDAELIAAPIDWLGVNYYRGYRVADSPRTGSEPAGREWPGAEHVHFVPDPAAPRTHSGWEVQPGGLAESLLQVHRDYRPVPLYITENGASYPDSLTNGEVVDEDRITFLEAHLKAAHDAVSRGVDLRGYFYWSLLDNFEWAEGYAKRFGLVHVDYLSQHRTPKRSAQWYSEVIARNALP from the coding sequence ATGACCATGTCCGCACAGCCGATGCCCGAACGCGTCGCGCTCGCGTTCCCGCCCGGGTTCGTCTGGGGTGCCGCGACGGCGGCGTTCCAGGTGGAGGGCTCGACCGGCGCGGACGGCCGCGAACCGTCCGTCTGGGACACCTTCGCCGCGACGCCGGGCGCGGTGGTCGGCGGCGACACCGGCGACCCGGCCGCCGACCACTACCGGCGCTACCGCGACGACGTCGCGTTGATGCGCACACTCGGCCTCGGCGCGTACCGCTTTTCCCTTTCCTGGCCTCGGATCCGGCCCTTCGGCCGGCCGGAGCCGCGCGGGCTGGAGTTCTACGACCGGCTGGTAGACGAACTGCTGGCGGCCGGGATCCAGCCGTGGGCGACGCTGTATCACTGGGATCTGCCGCAATCGCTGGAAGACCAGGGCGGGTGGACGGCGCGGGACACCGCGTACCGGTTCGCCGAATACGCCGAGACGATCGTTGGCCGGCTCGGCGATCGGGTGGCGAGCTGGTCGACGCTGAACGAACCGTGGTGCGCCGCGATGCTCGGCTACGGTTCCGGCGTGCACGCGCCCGGCCGCAGTTCGCCGGAAGCGGCCGTCGCGGCCGCGCACCATCTGCTGCTGGGACACGGTCTCGCGATGGACGTGCTCCGCGCTGCCGCGCCGAACACCCCTTCCGGGATCACGCTGAACCTTTATCCGGTCGCCGCGGATTCCCCGGCCGACGCGGACGCCGCCCGCCGGATCGACGGCCTGCAGAACCGGCTGTTCCTGGATCCGGTGCTGCGCGGCGGCTATCCCGAAGATATCGCCGACGATCTCGCTCCGTTCGGTTTCGACCAGCTGGTACGCGACGGCGACGCGGAGCTGATCGCCGCGCCGATCGACTGGCTCGGCGTGAACTACTACCGCGGGTACCGGGTCGCGGACTCGCCGCGGACCGGGAGCGAGCCGGCCGGGCGCGAGTGGCCGGGCGCGGAACACGTGCACTTCGTCCCGGACCCGGCCGCGCCGCGCACCCACTCCGGGTGGGAGGTGCAACCCGGCGGGCTCGCCGAATCGCTGCTGCAGGTGCATCGCGACTACCGGCCGGTCCCGTTGTACATCACCGAAAACGGCGCTTCCTATCCAGACTCGCTGACCAACGGCGAAGTCGTGGACGAGGACCGGATCACGTTCCTCGAAGCGCACCTCAAGGCGGCCCACGACGCGGTGTCGCGCGGGGTCGACCTGCGCGGGTACTTCTATTGGTCGCTGCTGGACAATTTCGAGTGGGCGGAGGGGTACGCGAAGCGATTCGGCCTGGTGCACGTCGACTACCTCAGCCAGCACCGGACGCCCAAGCGCAGTGCCCAGTGGTATTCGGAAGTGATCGCGCGCAACGCGCTGCCCTGA
- a CDS encoding carbohydrate ABC transporter permease, with product MTAHTGFRVSRLGKPRKATYVVLAIFVLGSLFPFYWSFLVASRDNGMLTERIPPLLPGGNFFANAARVFDTVPFWKALFNSLLVSGTVTLTTVLFSSLAGFAFAKLRFRGRNGLFVFIVVTLAVPTQLGIIPLFIAMSELGWAGGLQSVIVPNLVTAFGVFWMRQYTVDALPYELIEAARVDGCSMIRIFWNVCLPAVRPAAAILAMFTFMTSWNDFLWPLVVLDAGNPTVQIALEKLQSGYYVDYSLVLAGTTLATIPILIVFVLLGRQIVAGIMQGAVKG from the coding sequence ATGACCGCGCACACCGGATTCCGGGTCTCCCGGCTCGGCAAACCGCGCAAAGCGACCTACGTCGTGCTGGCGATCTTCGTGCTCGGCTCGCTGTTCCCGTTCTACTGGTCGTTCCTGGTGGCCAGCCGGGACAACGGAATGCTCACCGAGCGCATTCCGCCGCTGTTGCCGGGCGGGAACTTCTTCGCCAACGCGGCGCGAGTGTTCGACACCGTGCCGTTCTGGAAGGCGCTGTTCAACAGCCTCCTGGTGTCCGGCACGGTCACCCTCACCACCGTGCTGTTCTCCTCGCTCGCCGGATTCGCGTTCGCCAAACTGCGGTTCCGGGGCCGCAACGGGCTGTTCGTGTTCATCGTGGTGACTCTCGCGGTGCCGACCCAGCTCGGCATCATCCCGTTGTTCATCGCGATGTCCGAACTGGGCTGGGCGGGCGGGCTGCAGTCGGTCATCGTGCCGAACCTGGTCACCGCGTTCGGCGTGTTCTGGATGCGGCAGTACACAGTGGACGCCCTGCCGTACGAGCTGATCGAAGCCGCCCGGGTGGACGGCTGCAGCATGATCCGGATCTTCTGGAACGTCTGCCTGCCCGCGGTGCGCCCGGCGGCGGCCATCCTGGCCATGTTCACGTTCATGACCTCCTGGAACGATTTCCTGTGGCCGCTGGTGGTTCTGGACGCGGGCAACCCGACCGTGCAGATCGCGCTGGAGAAGCTGCAAAGCGGTTACTACGTCGACTATTCGCTCGTTCTCGCCGGCACCACGCTCGCGACCATCCCGATCCTCATCGTTTTCGTCCTGCTCGGCCGTCAGATCGTGGCCGGGATCATGCAAGGCGCCGTGAAAGGATGA
- a CDS encoding carbohydrate ABC transporter permease yields MTVTDKAAPEHPAEVRHRSAPRPGLRDRLARLDVKASPYLYIAPFFVVFAIVGMFPLLYTAYVALFHWKAGDDNPEFAGLDNFKELFADAQFWHALENTVSIFLLSSVPQLIIAVLLAALLSARLRGAGGWRVGILLPYAASLVALGIIFANLFGPRYGLVNGLLQTIGLSPVDWQANRFASHVAIAIMVNWRWTGYNALIVLAAMQAIPRELHEAALIDGAGTVRRFTHVTLPLLRPTLIFVTITSTIGGLQIFTEPKLFDAMPGSNNGGSTHQFQTVTLYLYQTAFENFDLGYASAIAWVLFLIIVAIALVNYWLTRRLAGRRT; encoded by the coding sequence ATGACGGTCACCGACAAAGCCGCGCCGGAACACCCGGCCGAGGTGCGGCACCGCTCCGCGCCTCGGCCGGGCCTGCGCGACCGCCTGGCCCGGCTCGACGTCAAAGCCTCGCCCTACCTCTACATCGCGCCGTTCTTCGTCGTGTTCGCGATCGTCGGCATGTTCCCGCTGCTCTACACCGCCTACGTCGCGCTGTTTCACTGGAAAGCCGGCGACGATAATCCCGAATTCGCCGGCCTGGACAACTTCAAAGAATTATTCGCCGACGCGCAGTTCTGGCACGCGCTGGAGAACACGGTCAGCATTTTCCTGCTCTCCAGCGTGCCCCAGCTGATCATCGCGGTACTGCTGGCCGCGCTGCTCAGCGCCCGGCTGCGCGGGGCGGGCGGCTGGCGAGTCGGCATCCTGCTGCCCTACGCGGCGAGCCTGGTGGCGCTCGGGATCATCTTCGCGAACCTCTTCGGTCCGCGCTACGGCCTGGTGAACGGCCTGCTGCAGACGATCGGACTGTCCCCAGTGGACTGGCAGGCGAACCGGTTCGCCAGCCATGTCGCGATCGCGATCATGGTGAACTGGCGCTGGACCGGGTACAACGCGCTGATCGTACTGGCCGCGATGCAGGCGATTCCCCGGGAACTGCACGAGGCCGCGCTGATCGACGGCGCGGGAACGGTACGCCGGTTCACCCACGTCACGCTGCCGCTGCTGCGCCCGACGCTGATCTTCGTGACGATCACGTCGACGATCGGCGGCCTGCAGATCTTCACCGAGCCCAAGCTGTTCGACGCGATGCCCGGTTCCAACAACGGCGGTTCCACTCACCAGTTCCAGACCGTGACGCTGTATCTCTACCAAACCGCGTTCGAAAACTTCGACCTCGGCTACGCGTCCGCGATCGCGTGGGTGCTGTTCCTGATCATCGTGGCGATCGCACTGGTCAACTACTGGCTCACCAGGCGGCTCGCGGGGAGGCGGACATGA
- a CDS encoding extracellular solute-binding protein — translation MTFKGLTTVTTFRKGLVLALGITMTLGAAACGGSDDAPAAAGPNEHVELTIATFTEFGYEALLPEYEKLHPNIKITHRKTGQGGPYAQDMMTKLAAGSGLADVQAVEEGHLSDVLSRSSKFNDLSKIGPASASPDRWLPWKYEAGKDKNGKLIGYGTDIGPLAMCYRKDLLAAAGLPSDPEAVKSLFSSWDSYFAAGAQYVAKTGKAWFDSAAQNFNAMVNQLPVGYLDTNDKLTVETNQGIKDAWTKVTGAVAKGESAKLTAFSNEWNSGFKQSAFATKACPAWMLGVIKEQAGPENAGKWAVTAAFPGGGGNWGGSYLTVPTQSKHPREAAELAAWLTAPEQQIKAFEAKGNFPSQAKALEDPKLLSATDAYFGNAPIGKLFAEQARKVAKPQYKGPNDGQIQENVASPALQAVEQGTDAAAGWQQLVDGAKKLVR, via the coding sequence ATGACCTTCAAGGGGTTGACGACGGTGACAACGTTCCGGAAGGGCCTGGTGCTGGCACTGGGCATCACGATGACGCTCGGCGCGGCCGCGTGCGGCGGGTCCGACGACGCGCCCGCGGCGGCAGGGCCGAACGAACACGTGGAGCTGACCATCGCCACGTTCACGGAGTTCGGCTACGAAGCCCTGCTGCCGGAGTACGAGAAGCTGCACCCGAACATCAAGATCACCCACCGCAAGACCGGCCAGGGCGGCCCGTACGCCCAGGACATGATGACCAAGCTCGCGGCCGGCTCCGGGCTCGCCGACGTGCAGGCGGTCGAGGAGGGCCACCTGTCCGACGTGCTCAGCCGGTCCTCGAAGTTCAACGACCTGAGCAAGATCGGTCCGGCGAGTGCTTCCCCGGATCGTTGGCTGCCTTGGAAATACGAGGCGGGCAAGGACAAGAACGGCAAGCTCATCGGCTACGGCACGGACATCGGGCCGCTGGCCATGTGCTACCGCAAGGACTTGCTCGCCGCGGCCGGCCTGCCCTCCGATCCGGAAGCGGTCAAATCGCTGTTCTCCTCCTGGGACAGCTACTTCGCGGCCGGCGCGCAGTACGTCGCCAAGACCGGCAAGGCGTGGTTCGACTCGGCGGCGCAGAACTTCAACGCGATGGTCAACCAGTTGCCGGTCGGCTACCTGGACACCAATGACAAGCTGACCGTCGAGACCAACCAGGGCATCAAGGACGCCTGGACCAAGGTGACCGGTGCGGTCGCCAAGGGCGAATCGGCCAAGCTCACCGCGTTCAGCAACGAATGGAACTCCGGGTTCAAGCAGAGCGCGTTCGCCACCAAGGCGTGTCCGGCGTGGATGCTCGGCGTGATCAAGGAACAGGCCGGCCCGGAGAACGCGGGCAAGTGGGCGGTCACCGCGGCGTTCCCCGGCGGCGGCGGGAACTGGGGCGGTTCGTACCTGACCGTGCCGACACAGAGCAAGCACCCGCGCGAGGCCGCCGAGCTCGCCGCTTGGCTCACCGCACCAGAGCAGCAGATCAAGGCGTTCGAGGCGAAGGGCAACTTCCCGAGCCAGGCGAAGGCGTTGGAGGACCCGAAGCTGCTGAGCGCCACGGACGCGTACTTCGGCAACGCGCCGATCGGCAAGCTGTTCGCCGAGCAGGCGAGGAAGGTCGCGAAGCCGCAGTACAAGGGGCCGAACGACGGTCAGATCCAGGAGAACGTCGCGAGCCCGGCGCTGCAAGCAGTCGAGCAAGGCACTGACGCGGCGGCGGGTTGGCAGCAATTGGTCGACGGCGCGAAGAAACTCGTGCGCTGA
- a CDS encoding LacI family DNA-binding transcriptional regulator, giving the protein MAARSENERPTLEDVAAFAGVSRSTASRALNDDEYVSARSREKVLAAARDLGYAPNQAARSLVTRRTGAVAVVISEPEARLLDDPYRTAVMRAGYRELADAGCQMVLIFSDTKEDLARTVRFLEGGHVDGVLVFAPHRADPLPRALRLLRLPVVFGGPAADLRRGVHVVDFDNEGGARMAVAHLVKSGRRRIATIAGPQDQGAPIDRLEGWRKALVEAGLDPAGLHEEADFTLAGGAQAMAALLDRVPDLDAVFVASDMMAVGALRTLAAAGRTVPDDVAVVSFDDNATLAPMMSPPLTSVHQDPHEQVRAMVTTLLQLLDGVELKPEVQVLPVSLAVRESG; this is encoded by the coding sequence GTGGCAGCGCGGTCCGAAAACGAACGGCCGACCCTGGAGGACGTGGCGGCCTTCGCCGGCGTTTCGCGGTCCACGGCTTCGCGGGCGTTGAACGACGACGAGTACGTGAGCGCCCGCTCGCGCGAGAAGGTCCTCGCGGCGGCGCGCGATCTCGGCTACGCGCCGAACCAGGCAGCGCGTTCGCTGGTCACGCGACGCACCGGTGCGGTCGCGGTGGTGATCTCGGAGCCTGAGGCGCGACTGCTCGACGATCCGTACCGCACGGCGGTGATGCGCGCGGGTTACCGGGAACTGGCCGACGCGGGCTGTCAGATGGTCTTGATATTCAGCGACACCAAGGAAGACCTCGCGCGCACTGTGCGGTTCTTGGAAGGCGGCCACGTCGACGGGGTGCTCGTGTTCGCGCCGCACCGCGCGGATCCGCTCCCGCGAGCGCTGCGTCTGCTGCGCTTGCCGGTGGTCTTCGGCGGTCCGGCCGCCGACCTGCGCCGCGGCGTACACGTGGTGGACTTCGACAACGAGGGCGGCGCGCGGATGGCGGTGGCGCACCTGGTGAAATCGGGTCGGCGCCGGATCGCGACAATCGCCGGTCCGCAGGATCAGGGCGCACCGATCGACCGGCTCGAAGGCTGGCGCAAAGCACTGGTGGAGGCGGGCCTCGACCCGGCCGGCCTGCACGAGGAAGCGGACTTCACGCTGGCCGGCGGCGCGCAGGCGATGGCGGCGCTGCTCGACCGGGTGCCGGACCTCGACGCCGTGTTCGTCGCGAGCGACATGATGGCTGTCGGCGCGCTGCGCACCCTCGCGGCGGCGGGACGGACGGTCCCGGACGACGTGGCCGTGGTCAGTTTCGACGACAACGCGACGTTGGCGCCGATGATGTCGCCGCCGTTGACGTCGGTGCATCAGGATCCGCACGAGCAGGTGCGGGCGATGGTGACGACGTTGCTCCAGCTGCTTGATGGGGTGGAGCTGAAGCCGGAGGTGCAGGTGCTGCCGGTCTCGCTGGCGGTGCGCGAGTCCGGCTGA